The following are encoded in a window of uncultured Ilyobacter sp. genomic DNA:
- a CDS encoding flavocytochrome c, with translation MRKTIILEENIEKWDETIDVVVVGSGFAGLTAAIEAHNSGATVLVLEKMKAAGGNSIISDGGIAAPGTKLQKKNEISDSPDLMYEDMIKAGLGMNYPELVRVVVDNANDVFDWSIDYLGVEYLDRIDIFGGHSVHRCYTAKNITGATIIKKQMEKISELGIEVRFKSYLKNLVMDSNERVCGVVVREDYDYKNPQKGKDKYIKAEKGVILATGGFGADVDFRSSQDPRLTGKISTTNKPFATSEVIKESINIGAMPVQLSNIQLGPWASPDEAGYGVGPMFSEYIVFQYGVIVDPATGKRFVNELADRKTLSDKLLSIGHPCIGIADSKAVREAGWNIDSGLKRKVVRKFYTLEEVADFYGISKDAIRETINRFNENFKEGVDRDFGKPLIENSSPICEAPYYAMRLWPKVHFTMGGIRIDSDARVISIEGDVIKGLYAAGEVTGGVHGASRLGSCAITECMVFGKIAGRNIANQLKV, from the coding sequence ATGAGAAAAACCATTATTTTAGAAGAAAATATTGAAAAATGGGATGAGACAATAGATGTTGTAGTGGTGGGAAGCGGTTTTGCAGGACTTACTGCGGCTATAGAGGCTCACAACAGCGGAGCTACTGTACTGGTTCTTGAAAAAATGAAGGCAGCCGGTGGGAACTCAATAATCAGCGACGGAGGGATCGCTGCACCAGGTACAAAGCTTCAAAAAAAAAATGAAATCAGCGACTCTCCTGATCTTATGTATGAGGATATGATAAAAGCGGGTCTTGGGATGAACTATCCTGAATTGGTGAGAGTTGTTGTAGATAATGCAAATGATGTGTTTGATTGGTCAATTGATTATCTGGGAGTAGAGTATCTTGACAGAATAGATATTTTCGGAGGACATTCGGTACATCGTTGTTATACTGCAAAAAATATCACAGGGGCTACAATTATAAAAAAACAGATGGAAAAGATAAGTGAACTGGGAATTGAAGTGAGATTTAAGTCCTACTTGAAAAATCTGGTTATGGACTCAAATGAAAGGGTTTGCGGTGTGGTAGTTAGAGAAGATTATGACTATAAGAATCCTCAAAAGGGTAAGGACAAATATATAAAGGCAGAAAAAGGAGTTATTTTGGCTACTGGAGGCTTCGGAGCTGATGTCGACTTCAGGTCCTCTCAGGATCCTAGGCTCACAGGAAAAATAAGTACCACCAATAAGCCTTTTGCAACATCGGAAGTTATTAAGGAGTCTATAAATATAGGGGCTATGCCTGTGCAGCTGTCAAATATCCAGCTAGGACCGTGGGCATCTCCTGATGAGGCTGGATACGGAGTTGGACCTATGTTTTCAGAATACATAGTATTTCAGTACGGTGTTATTGTAGATCCTGCCACTGGAAAACGATTTGTAAATGAGCTAGCAGATAGAAAAACCCTTTCAGACAAACTGCTCTCTATAGGACATCCTTGTATCGGTATAGCCGACTCAAAAGCTGTGAGAGAGGCTGGTTGGAACATAGATTCTGGTTTAAAGAGAAAAGTGGTTAGAAAGTTTTATACCCTAGAAGAAGTGGCGGATTTTTACGGAATTTCAAAGGATGCTATAAGAGAAACCATAAACAGGTTTAATGAAAATTTTAAAGAGGGTGTGGACAGGGATTTTGGGAAGCCCCTTATTGAAAACTCCTCTCCAATTTGTGAGGCACCTTATTATGCCATGAGATTGTGGCCCAAGGTTCATTTTACCATGGGGGGAATAAGGATAGATTCCGATGCCCGAGTTATAAGTATAGAGGGTGATGTGATCAAAGGCTTATATGCAGCAGGAGAAGTCACAGGAGGAGTCCACGGAGCATCTAGACTGGGAAGTTGTGCCATCACTGAATGTATGGTATTTGGAAAAATTGCTGGAAGGAATATAGCAAACCAATTAAAAGTTTAG